The following are encoded together in the Capsulimonas corticalis genome:
- the crcB gene encoding fluoride efflux transporter CrcB: MTPWQLCLIGAGGAAGALARYWLGTWVMGKLPGAMFPWGTFVINVTGSFILGLVMTLLTERVLTSPNWRPLITIGFVGAYTTFSTFEYETARLSSSWQAMVNLLGSVAAGYAAVWAGIKLAVWLAGIAPRG, translated from the coding sequence ATGACACCGTGGCAATTGTGTTTGATCGGGGCCGGCGGCGCGGCCGGGGCGCTGGCGCGCTACTGGCTGGGGACGTGGGTGATGGGCAAGCTGCCGGGAGCGATGTTTCCCTGGGGGACATTTGTGATCAATGTCACCGGGTCCTTTATACTTGGACTAGTGATGACCTTGCTCACGGAGCGCGTGCTGACCAGTCCCAACTGGCGCCCGCTGATCACGATCGGGTTTGTCGGCGCGTACACCACGTTCAGCACGTTCGAGTATGAAACAGCGCGCCTCTCCTCTTCGTGGCAGGCGATGGTGAATCTCTTGGGAAGCGTCGCCGCCGGGTACGCCGCCGTCTGGGCCGGCATCAAGCTCGCCGTGTGGCTGGCGGGCATTGCGCCGCGTGGGTAG
- a CDS encoding sensor histidine kinase, with protein MDGKTSVAGAVAGRKPDRMGARRRHFVGWLASTGLALVLLILTGFVFWASVTTRSLTRQAHTAAQLNDAYQEARYAVGAEESLERKYRLEPGAEVSRDHRRAARNLISALEKAQKVGGLHERIVVPQLLKEHDAYLTTTVEMFAAVDAGQTQRVRYIDSHITDPVFGEFESAVEMEAETNHAKALTAMTQLDRMQRWVAAQMTALFTVGLLLLGAFMLLLRALTASSLRQTKASLSEAERQLVHSSKLASLGTLSAGVAHELNQPIAIIRGVAQQLQDEPGLSQDVQDDLTLIEGQTSRMVKIINHLRSFSRCGGQTFEEVAVNNVVRDCLLLVGAQLRTQNIELDLDLNDVPDVFADANELEQVVLNLITNARDAMDGRPGARIFVRTLVRQDRVIMEFRDNGPGIPEAVAERIFDPFFTTKEVGKGTGLGLSISHGIIEKHQGMLTVHNDGGAVFTIDLPVVSHFDLEISAQMPKAA; from the coding sequence ATGGACGGAAAAACTTCAGTGGCGGGCGCTGTCGCAGGGCGTAAGCCCGATCGAATGGGTGCGCGCCGCCGTCATTTTGTCGGCTGGCTGGCCTCCACGGGCCTGGCGCTGGTGCTGCTGATTTTGACGGGATTCGTGTTTTGGGCGTCGGTCACGACGCGGAGCCTCACCAGGCAGGCGCACACGGCGGCGCAGCTCAATGACGCTTATCAGGAGGCGCGCTATGCGGTCGGGGCCGAAGAGTCCCTGGAGCGCAAGTATCGCCTGGAGCCGGGCGCGGAAGTATCACGAGACCATCGCCGAGCCGCGCGGAATCTCATTTCCGCGCTGGAGAAAGCTCAGAAAGTCGGCGGTCTGCACGAGCGTATCGTCGTTCCCCAACTGCTGAAAGAACACGACGCGTACTTGACGACGACGGTCGAGATGTTCGCCGCCGTGGACGCCGGCCAGACCCAGCGTGTCCGATATATCGACAGTCATATTACCGATCCTGTTTTTGGCGAATTTGAAAGCGCCGTCGAAATGGAAGCGGAGACGAACCACGCCAAAGCCTTAACCGCCATGACCCAGCTGGACCGGATGCAGCGCTGGGTCGCGGCCCAGATGACGGCGCTCTTTACCGTGGGGCTGCTGCTGCTGGGGGCGTTTATGCTCCTGCTGCGCGCCCTGACCGCATCGTCGCTGCGTCAAACCAAGGCGTCGCTGAGCGAAGCCGAGCGGCAACTGGTGCATTCCTCGAAGCTTGCGTCGCTGGGCACGCTTTCGGCGGGAGTCGCGCACGAACTGAACCAGCCGATCGCCATTATCCGGGGCGTCGCCCAGCAGCTTCAGGACGAGCCGGGGCTGTCTCAGGACGTTCAGGATGACCTGACGCTGATCGAGGGACAGACGAGCCGGATGGTGAAGATCATCAACCATCTGCGCAGCTTTTCCCGATGCGGCGGGCAGACCTTCGAGGAGGTCGCCGTCAACAATGTCGTCCGGGATTGTCTGCTGCTGGTCGGCGCGCAGCTCCGCACTCAGAATATCGAGCTGGACCTGGACTTGAACGATGTCCCGGACGTGTTCGCGGACGCCAATGAATTGGAGCAGGTCGTTCTCAATTTGATCACCAACGCCCGCGACGCGATGGATGGACGCCCCGGCGCGCGGATCTTCGTACGCACTCTGGTCCGGCAGGATCGCGTGATCATGGAGTTCCGGGACAACGGTCCCGGAATCCCAGAAGCCGTCGCCGAGCGGATCTTCGATCCCTTCTTTACGACAAAGGAAGTGGGGAAGGGGACCGGACTGGGCCTGTCCATCAGCCATGGGATCATCGAAAAGCACCAGGGGATGCTGACCGTCCACAATGACGGCGGCGCGGTGTTTACGATCGACCTCCCGGTGGTTTCTCACTTTGACCTGGAGATAAGCGCGCAGATGCCCAAAGCGGCGTAG